A single window of Kitasatospora sp. HUAS MG31 DNA harbors:
- a CDS encoding ABC transporter substrate-binding protein codes for MQLSRGPVTAGRRPLRRSAAVLALLLALAGCGSRLPESAFTGGSGDSGRATDTGVTAKEIKIGVITSLTSPVGSEAFSGPRYGALALFRALDDHGGLHGRSVKVVTCDDSGSGIGNQDCVHRLIDKEQVFALVAGSVLDYAGASYVSSKAVPDVGGQPIGTAYDRWPHLYGIYGSNAPRDGRSVGWDGVLYQSTEVYRFFKERLGARSAAVVSYNQADSARYARQIEEALRAEGYRVLSQTVDLALPNFQAVAAAMRADGSELLFDSMDTRGNAALCQALDAAGVHPVAKITNVQNWSESARTAYASSPGCRNALWATSSSRNYEDTRYPVVKAFRDAMAKYYPDREPLLSAWELEGWAAARWLTDAMDSCGTELTRDCVESYLKRPQPYDAGGLILPADYIPEPRPSGPIRACLNAARWQDDAYGGRGGWVTQVPDMNTNCYDVAQLPYRP; via the coding sequence GTGCAGCTGAGCCGTGGCCCGGTGACGGCCGGGCGGCGACCGCTTCGCCGCTCGGCCGCCGTCCTCGCGCTGCTGCTCGCCCTCGCGGGCTGCGGCAGCCGGCTGCCCGAGAGCGCCTTCACCGGCGGATCGGGCGACTCCGGCCGCGCCACCGACACCGGGGTGACCGCCAAAGAGATCAAGATCGGCGTCATCACCTCGCTGACCAGCCCCGTCGGCAGCGAGGCCTTCTCCGGCCCCCGGTACGGCGCGCTCGCCCTCTTCCGCGCCCTCGACGACCACGGCGGCCTGCACGGCCGCTCGGTCAAGGTCGTCACCTGCGACGACTCCGGCAGCGGCATCGGCAACCAGGACTGCGTCCACCGCCTGATCGACAAGGAGCAGGTGTTCGCCCTGGTCGCCGGCAGCGTCCTCGACTACGCGGGCGCCTCCTACGTCAGCTCCAAGGCCGTCCCCGACGTCGGCGGCCAGCCGATCGGCACCGCCTACGACCGCTGGCCGCACCTGTACGGGATCTACGGCAGCAACGCCCCGCGCGACGGCCGCTCGGTCGGCTGGGACGGGGTGCTGTACCAGTCCACCGAGGTGTACCGGTTCTTCAAGGAACGGCTCGGGGCCCGCAGCGCCGCCGTGGTCTCGTACAACCAGGCCGACTCGGCGCGCTACGCCCGGCAGATCGAGGAGGCGCTGCGGGCCGAGGGCTACCGGGTGCTCAGCCAGACCGTGGACCTGGCGCTGCCCAACTTCCAGGCGGTGGCGGCGGCGATGCGGGCGGACGGCAGCGAACTGCTCTTCGACTCCATGGACACCCGGGGCAACGCCGCGCTCTGCCAGGCCCTGGACGCCGCCGGGGTGCACCCCGTGGCCAAGATCACCAACGTGCAGAACTGGTCGGAGTCCGCGCGCACCGCCTACGCCTCCTCCCCCGGCTGCCGGAACGCGCTCTGGGCCACCTCCAGCAGCCGCAACTACGAGGACACCCGGTACCCGGTCGTCAAGGCGTTCCGCGACGCCATGGCGAAGTACTATCCGGACCGCGAACCGCTCCTGTCCGCCTGGGAGTTGGAGGGCTGGGCGGCGGCCAGGTGGCTGACCGACGCGATGGACTCCTGTGGGACGGAACTGACCCGGGACTGCGTCGAGTCGTATCTGAAACGACCGCAGCCGTACGACGCGGGCGGGCTGATCCTGCCGGCCGACTACATCCCCGAACCGCGACCGAGCGGGCCGATCCGGGCCTGCCTGAACGCCGCACGCTGGCAGGACGACGCGTACGGCGGGCGGGGCGGGTGGGTGACCCAGGTACCGGACATGAACACCAACTGCTACGACGTGGCGCAGTTGCCGTACCGGCCGTAG
- a CDS encoding ABC transporter permease, with translation MTGTWDLTLDLVLAGLAVGSAAALSGVGLVVTHRATGVLNLAQGAQAMVIAYLLRDLVVVHDWPLAAASAACLLVAAPALGVLLDLAVFRPLQRRGAGPAETMVAGIGVFVLLIGAVVLVWGTAPYGDAPALVSATPVAHPGGHALRLDTLVNLAVVLGVAGTVGAITRWTAFGTRLRAVVDNRGLAQLAGVDADLVSATGWGFGSFVAGLVGVLLAPYLLLDPYGLPLLVMETMAVAVAARLRSLPIAVATGLALGVGQSLLTRLRPAGELLPLAQAVQVNLFVVALLVAALLPWGREVGEDTGPPDLRAPGPGRHPAAARAACAVLLLLPLGFRPTDLRHALAVPALALVLLSVVVVTGYSGQVSLGQAGYAGIGGLGTALLMSGRIGGVPAMPAVPALVIAVAVAVPLGLLTGWPAIRRRGLALALVTFAVGTALSRLVFDQSYATTGLTVTREGLPGGDKGYYLVELLLLGAGLVLVRNLHRGRLGRALTAMRDHQAGASAAGVDVPRLKLLVFMAGAGLAALGGGLMTLAVQAFDADTFDPVRGLLWFATVMVAGADSALGAVAAAALLVGLDTGTTAGVSAVVVGVLATAIGHLPGGLAGLFRRLTPGPPGAPTLTPLGLRLRRRVPPLPAAPEQRP, from the coding sequence ATGACCGGGACCTGGGACCTCACCCTCGACCTCGTCCTCGCCGGCCTCGCCGTGGGCAGCGCGGCGGCCCTCAGCGGCGTCGGCCTGGTGGTCACCCACCGCGCCACCGGCGTACTCAACCTCGCCCAGGGCGCCCAGGCCATGGTCATCGCCTACCTGCTGCGTGACCTGGTGGTCGTCCACGACTGGCCGCTCGCCGCCGCCTCCGCCGCCTGCCTGCTGGTCGCCGCCCCCGCCCTCGGCGTGCTGCTCGACCTCGCCGTCTTCCGCCCGCTCCAGCGCCGCGGCGCCGGACCGGCCGAGACGATGGTCGCCGGCATCGGCGTGTTCGTCCTGCTCATCGGCGCCGTCGTCCTGGTCTGGGGCACCGCCCCGTACGGCGACGCCCCCGCGCTGGTGTCCGCCACCCCGGTCGCCCACCCCGGCGGCCACGCGCTGCGCCTGGACACCCTGGTCAACCTCGCCGTGGTGCTCGGCGTGGCCGGGACGGTGGGCGCGATCACCCGGTGGACCGCCTTCGGCACCCGGCTGCGCGCCGTGGTCGACAACCGCGGCCTGGCCCAGCTCGCCGGGGTCGACGCCGACCTGGTCTCCGCCACCGGCTGGGGCTTCGGCTCCTTCGTCGCCGGCCTGGTCGGAGTCCTGCTCGCCCCCTACCTGCTGCTCGACCCGTACGGGCTGCCGCTGCTGGTGATGGAGACCATGGCGGTGGCCGTCGCCGCCCGGCTGCGCAGCCTGCCGATCGCGGTGGCCACCGGACTGGCGCTGGGCGTCGGCCAGAGCCTGCTGACCCGGCTGCGGCCGGCCGGCGAACTGCTGCCGCTGGCCCAGGCTGTCCAGGTCAACCTGTTCGTGGTCGCACTGCTGGTGGCCGCCCTCCTCCCGTGGGGGCGCGAGGTCGGCGAGGACACCGGCCCGCCCGACCTGCGCGCCCCCGGCCCCGGACGGCACCCCGCCGCCGCCCGCGCCGCCTGCGCGGTGCTCCTGCTGCTGCCGCTCGGCTTCCGCCCCACCGACCTGCGGCACGCCCTCGCCGTCCCCGCCCTCGCCCTGGTGCTGCTCTCGGTGGTCGTGGTCACCGGCTACAGCGGCCAGGTCTCCCTCGGCCAGGCCGGGTACGCGGGCATCGGCGGGCTCGGCACCGCCCTGCTGATGTCCGGACGGATCGGCGGGGTGCCCGCCATGCCCGCCGTCCCCGCCCTCGTGATCGCCGTCGCGGTGGCCGTCCCGCTCGGCCTGCTCACCGGCTGGCCCGCCATCCGCCGCCGCGGCCTCGCCCTCGCCCTGGTCACCTTCGCCGTCGGCACCGCCCTCAGCCGCCTGGTGTTCGACCAGTCGTACGCCACCACCGGGCTGACCGTCACCCGCGAGGGCCTGCCCGGCGGCGACAAGGGCTACTACCTGGTCGAGCTGCTGCTGCTCGGCGCCGGCCTGGTGCTGGTCCGCAACCTGCACCGCGGACGGCTCGGACGGGCCCTCACCGCCATGCGCGACCACCAGGCCGGCGCCTCCGCCGCCGGCGTGGACGTCCCACGGCTCAAACTGCTGGTCTTCATGGCCGGCGCCGGACTCGCCGCGCTCGGCGGCGGGCTGATGACCCTGGCCGTCCAGGCCTTCGACGCCGACACCTTCGACCCCGTCCGCGGCCTGCTCTGGTTCGCCACCGTGATGGTCGCCGGCGCCGACAGCGCCCTCGGCGCGGTGGCCGCCGCCGCCCTGCTGGTCGGCCTGGACACCGGCACCACCGCCGGGGTCTCCGCCGTCGTCGTCGGCGTCCTCGCCACCGCCATCGGCCATCTCCCCGGCGGCCTCGCCGGCCTTTTCCGCCGCCTCACCCCCGGCCCGCCCGGCGCCCCGACCCTCACCCCGCTCGGCCTGCGCCTGCGCCGCCGCGTACCGCCGCTGCCCGCCGCCCCGGAGCAGCGGCCGTGA
- a CDS encoding ABC transporter ATP-binding protein: MTTADAGLVSRGLVRRFGGITAVDGVDLAVPPGRITALIGPNGAGKSTLFDCLAGAARPDAGQVLLAGRDITRLPDHARARLGLARTFQQIAAFPGLTVEQNVRVGAEQRTGGTARGLLGLPAPGRAAARAATDRALRLLQLDQVRDWPADRLPTGALRLLELARALAATPRVLLLDEPAAGLDPAQTTRLGTVLRALAAEGLALLLVEHDVELVARLADTVYVMAAGRVIASGPVRRVLADPHVARAWGAA, encoded by the coding sequence GTGACCACCGCCGACGCCGGACTGGTGAGCCGCGGGCTGGTCCGCCGCTTCGGCGGCATCACCGCCGTCGACGGCGTCGACCTCGCCGTGCCGCCCGGCCGGATCACCGCCCTGATCGGACCCAACGGCGCCGGCAAGAGCACCCTGTTCGACTGCCTGGCCGGCGCCGCCCGCCCCGACGCCGGCCAGGTCCTGCTCGCCGGCCGGGACATCACCCGGCTCCCCGACCACGCCCGCGCCCGCCTGGGCCTGGCCCGCACCTTCCAGCAGATCGCCGCCTTCCCCGGCCTGACGGTCGAGCAGAACGTCCGGGTCGGCGCCGAACAGCGCACCGGCGGCACCGCCCGCGGCCTGCTCGGCCTCCCCGCCCCCGGACGCGCCGCCGCCCGCGCCGCCACCGACCGCGCCCTGCGCCTGCTCCAGCTCGACCAGGTCCGCGACTGGCCCGCCGACCGCCTCCCCACCGGCGCCCTCCGCCTGCTCGAACTCGCCCGCGCCCTCGCCGCCACCCCCCGCGTCCTCCTCCTCGACGAACCCGCCGCCGGCCTGGACCCCGCCCAGACCACCCGGCTCGGCACCGTCCTGCGCGCCCTCGCCGCCGAGGGCCTCGCCCTGCTGCTGGTCGAGCACGACGTCGAACTGGTCGCCCGCCTCGCCGACACCGTGTACGTGATGGCCGCCGGCCGGGTGATCGCCTCCGGACCCGTCCGGCGCGTCCTCGCCGACCCCCACGTGGCCCGCGCCTGGGGCGCCGCATGA
- a CDS encoding ABC transporter ATP-binding protein, protein MSVAAELRGVRVRYGLLEALHGVDLACPAGAVTVLLGRNGSGRSTALRTLAGTVRPTAGQVLWDGRDVAGLDAYRRARQGLALVPAERGVFGSLTVAENLALSEAAGTGGDRRGIEAYFPELTGMLDRRAGTLSGGQQQMVAIGRALLAGPRLLLLDEPGRGLAPAVVARLHRRLFEHAAEGRTVVLAEQTLPRTLAAATVVHVLHRGRLAFTGEPTELRTALP, encoded by the coding sequence ATGAGCGTCGCCGCCGAACTGCGCGGGGTCCGCGTCCGGTACGGCCTGCTGGAGGCCCTGCACGGCGTGGACCTCGCCTGCCCGGCCGGCGCCGTGACCGTCCTGCTCGGCCGCAACGGCTCCGGCCGCAGCACGGCCCTGCGCACCCTGGCCGGCACGGTCCGGCCGACCGCCGGGCAGGTCCTCTGGGACGGCCGGGACGTCGCCGGGCTCGACGCCTACCGGCGGGCCCGACAGGGGCTCGCCCTCGTACCGGCCGAACGCGGGGTGTTCGGCTCGCTCACCGTCGCCGAGAACCTCGCCCTGTCCGAAGCCGCCGGGACGGGCGGCGACCGGCGGGGGATCGAGGCGTACTTCCCGGAACTGACCGGAATGCTCGACCGCCGGGCCGGGACGCTGTCCGGCGGGCAGCAGCAGATGGTGGCGATCGGACGGGCACTGCTGGCGGGGCCGCGGCTGCTGCTGCTCGACGAACCCGGCCGCGGGCTCGCCCCGGCGGTGGTCGCCCGCCTCCACCGCCGGCTCTTCGAACACGCCGCGGAAGGCAGAACCGTCGTCCTCGCCGAACAGACCCTCCCCCGCACCCTCGCGGCCGCCACCGTCGTTCACGTCCTCCACCGCGGCCGCCTCGCCTTCACCGGCGAACCCACCGAACTCCGCACCGCCCTGCCCTAG
- a CDS encoding carboxyl transferase domain-containing protein, with product MTAGQLLDLILDPGSLDRWDDPVVHAGADPGYRAALARAGERTGLDEAVTTGRGLVGGRPIAVVASEFGFLGGSIGVATAERITRAVERATAERLPVLALPVSGGTRMQEGTAAFLCMVRITAAVQAHQAAGLPYLTYLRNPTMGGVFASWGTLGHLVLAEPGARLGFLGPRVYEELRGEPLAEGVQQAETLAARGLLDAVVPPARLREVLVRALGILAATPPSGAAPVPPADHAGPAPDAWDAVLSTRAPGRPGAREVLLSAADDVLLLDGATGRPGALLRGLAVFGGRPAVVVAQQRPAEGPPLPFTAADLRAVRRTARRAEQLGLPLLTVVDTPGAELSAQAELDGVAIEIAQCLSTLIGLRTPVLAVLLGQGSGGGALALLPADRVLAADHAWLAPLPPEGASAIVHRDGEHAAELARSQGIGAADLAAAGLVDEIVPEGGGPAEFCDRLGRAIGTALGTLAARPEADRLAARARRNRRLGGA from the coding sequence ATGACCGCCGGTCAGCTCCTCGACCTGATCCTCGACCCCGGCAGCCTGGACCGCTGGGACGACCCCGTGGTCCACGCCGGTGCCGACCCCGGCTACCGCGCCGCCCTGGCCCGGGCCGGCGAGCGCACCGGGCTGGACGAGGCGGTCACCACCGGCCGCGGCCTGGTCGGTGGGCGGCCGATCGCGGTGGTGGCCTCGGAGTTCGGCTTCCTCGGCGGGTCCATCGGCGTGGCCACCGCCGAGCGGATCACCCGCGCCGTGGAGCGGGCCACCGCCGAACGGCTCCCGGTGCTCGCCCTGCCGGTCTCCGGCGGCACCCGGATGCAGGAGGGCACGGCGGCCTTCCTCTGCATGGTGCGGATCACCGCCGCCGTCCAGGCCCACCAGGCGGCCGGCCTGCCGTACCTCACCTACCTGCGCAACCCGACCATGGGCGGGGTGTTCGCCTCCTGGGGCACCCTCGGCCACCTGGTGCTGGCCGAACCCGGCGCCCGCCTCGGCTTCCTCGGGCCGCGGGTCTACGAGGAGCTGCGCGGCGAACCGCTGGCGGAGGGCGTCCAGCAGGCCGAGACCCTCGCCGCCCGCGGCCTGCTGGACGCCGTGGTCCCGCCGGCCCGGTTGCGCGAGGTGCTCGTCCGGGCCCTGGGCATCCTGGCCGCCACCCCGCCCTCCGGCGCCGCCCCCGTCCCGCCGGCCGACCACGCCGGGCCCGCCCCGGACGCCTGGGACGCGGTGCTCAGCACCCGGGCACCGGGCCGGCCGGGCGCCCGCGAGGTGCTGCTGAGCGCCGCCGACGACGTCCTGCTGCTGGACGGCGCCACGGGCCGGCCGGGCGCGCTGCTGCGCGGACTCGCCGTGTTCGGCGGGCGGCCCGCCGTGGTGGTCGCCCAGCAGCGCCCGGCCGAGGGCCCGCCGCTCCCGTTCACCGCCGCCGACCTGCGGGCCGTCCGCCGCACCGCCCGGCGGGCCGAGCAGCTCGGCCTGCCGCTGCTGACCGTGGTGGACACCCCGGGTGCCGAGCTCTCCGCCCAGGCCGAGCTGGACGGGGTGGCGATCGAGATCGCCCAGTGTCTGAGCACCCTGATCGGGCTGCGCACACCCGTGCTGGCCGTCCTGCTCGGCCAGGGGTCCGGCGGCGGCGCACTCGCCCTGCTCCCGGCCGACCGGGTCCTCGCGGCCGACCACGCCTGGCTGGCCCCGCTGCCGCCGGAGGGCGCCTCGGCCATCGTTCACCGGGACGGGGAGCACGCGGCCGAGCTGGCCCGCTCCCAGGGCATCGGCGCGGCCGACCTCGCCGCGGCCGGGCTGGTGGACGAGATCGTGCCGGAGGGCGGCGGCCCGGCGGAGTTCTGCGACCGGCTCGGCCGCGCGATCGGCACCGCCCTGGGCACCCTCGCCGCCCGGCCCGAAGCCGACCGGCTGGCCGCCCGCGCCCGGCGCAACCGCCGCCTCGGCGGGGCGTAG
- the aspS gene encoding aspartate--tRNA(Asn) ligase, whose amino-acid sequence MATGRTLIRELASHLDGTVTVHGWIDTLRLQRRMQFVLVRDHTGLVQLAHRRGGEGDPIEAVLDTVTVESAVRITGKVLANPQVRLGGLEIVPERVEVLAAAESGLPIDERAGLDQRLDWRFLDLRRPSRRLVFEVQSTVERAMRAVAAEGGFTELHTPKLMGAASESGAEVFPVEYFGRTAYLAQSPQFYKQMAIAGGIDRVFEIGPVFRAEPSFTSRHATEFTGVDVEMAWVDGVEEVMEFEERMLRRVLAEVHAEHGERIAELLGAEVVVPKAPFPRITLADAMARLRAGGWDPEGTAVDLDPAGERALAALAAEESGHEFVFVTEYPAGVRPFYHHRPPGRPEVTASFDLLWKGVEITTGAQREHRYEVLCAQAREKGMELGPLARYLDCFRYGTPPHGGFGLGLARLLMLLLGLPSIREATFLFRGPHRLEP is encoded by the coding sequence ATGGCCACCGGCCGTACGCTGATCCGCGAGCTCGCCTCGCACCTGGACGGCACCGTGACCGTTCACGGCTGGATCGACACTCTCCGCCTCCAGCGCCGGATGCAGTTCGTGCTGGTCCGCGACCACACCGGGCTGGTGCAACTGGCCCACCGGCGCGGGGGTGAGGGCGACCCGATCGAGGCCGTGCTCGACACGGTGACCGTGGAGTCCGCCGTCCGGATCACCGGCAAGGTGCTGGCGAACCCGCAGGTCAGACTGGGCGGGCTGGAGATCGTCCCGGAGCGGGTCGAGGTGCTCGCCGCGGCCGAGAGCGGGCTGCCGATCGACGAGCGGGCCGGGCTGGACCAGCGGCTCGACTGGCGCTTCCTGGACCTGCGGCGGCCCTCCCGCCGCCTGGTGTTCGAGGTGCAGTCCACGGTGGAGCGGGCGATGCGCGCGGTGGCCGCCGAGGGGGGGTTCACCGAGCTGCACACGCCCAAACTGATGGGCGCCGCCTCCGAGTCGGGCGCCGAGGTGTTCCCGGTGGAGTACTTCGGCCGCACCGCGTACCTGGCTCAGTCCCCGCAGTTCTACAAGCAGATGGCGATCGCCGGGGGCATCGACCGGGTCTTCGAGATCGGCCCGGTGTTCCGCGCCGAGCCCTCCTTCACCTCCCGGCACGCCACCGAGTTCACCGGCGTGGACGTGGAGATGGCCTGGGTGGACGGCGTCGAGGAGGTGATGGAGTTCGAGGAGCGGATGCTGCGCCGGGTGCTGGCGGAGGTCCACGCCGAGCACGGCGAGCGGATCGCCGAGCTGCTCGGCGCCGAGGTGGTCGTCCCCAAGGCGCCGTTCCCACGGATCACCCTGGCCGACGCGATGGCCCGGCTGCGGGCCGGCGGCTGGGACCCGGAGGGGACGGCCGTGGACCTCGACCCGGCGGGTGAGCGGGCGCTCGCGGCCCTCGCCGCGGAGGAGTCCGGCCACGAGTTCGTCTTCGTCACCGAGTACCCGGCCGGGGTGCGGCCGTTCTACCACCACCGGCCACCCGGCCGGCCCGAGGTCACCGCCTCCTTCGACCTGCTCTGGAAGGGCGTGGAGATCACCACCGGCGCCCAGCGCGAGCACCGGTACGAGGTGCTGTGCGCGCAGGCCCGGGAGAAGGGGATGGAGCTCGGGCCGCTCGCCCGGTACCTGGACTGCTTCCGCTACGGCACCCCGCCGCACGGCGGCTTCGGGCTGGGCCTCGCCCGGCTGTTGATGCTGCTGCTCGGTCTGCCCTCGATCCGCGAGGCGACCTTCCTGTTCCGCGGCCCGCACCGGCTGGAGCCCTGA
- a CDS encoding RrF2 family transcriptional regulator: MRLTKGTDIALRIAMRLAVVGDRESPTTREVADAVAVPYNHAAKVVSRLQHLGVVEARRGRGGGLALTAAGRTVSIGRLVRDLEGVGDVVGCEDDPPCPLRSACRLRRVLRDAQEAFYVALDPFTVDDLVGPPTGPVLLGLSARPPG; the protein is encoded by the coding sequence GTGAGGCTGACCAAGGGCACGGACATCGCCCTCCGCATCGCCATGAGGCTCGCGGTGGTCGGGGACCGGGAATCCCCCACCACCCGTGAGGTGGCGGACGCGGTCGCGGTGCCGTACAACCACGCGGCCAAGGTGGTGAGCCGGCTGCAGCACCTCGGCGTGGTCGAGGCGCGCCGCGGCCGGGGCGGTGGGCTGGCGCTCACCGCCGCGGGCCGGACGGTCTCGATCGGCCGGCTGGTCCGCGACCTCGAAGGGGTCGGCGACGTGGTCGGCTGCGAGGACGACCCGCCCTGCCCGCTGCGCTCCGCCTGTCGCCTGCGCCGCGTCCTGCGGGACGCCCAGGAGGCGTTCTACGTCGCGCTGGACCCGTTCACCGTGGACGACCTGGTCGGCCCGCCGACCGGGCCGGTCCTGCTCGGCCTCTCCGCCCGCCCGCCGGGCTGA
- a CDS encoding globin domain-containing protein: protein MLSAKSAETVRATLPAVGGAIGEITERFYGKLFAAHPELLRDLFNRGNQASGAQQQALAGSIAAFAGALLARPDDRPDAMLARIAHKHASLGVTADQYAIVHRHLFAAIAEVLGEAVTPEVAAAWDEVYWLMANALIAIERRLYQEAGLAEGPSLREYRIAGRVRETADVAVFQVRPVDDGPLPAFRPGQYVSVQVELPDGARQIRQYSLTGQGDGMLRFAVKRLAGDPAGEVSNHLHDRLDAGDLLRISAPFGDVCLDGGDGPLLLASAGIGCTPMVSMLDHLAAAGSTRRVISLHGDRDQASHAFRADLEQLTAKLPGGSAHVWYERPEGEWPADRTGLVDLSGLEVPAGTTAYLCGPLPFMRTVRAQLLDAGLRPADIHYEVFGPDLWLGREA from the coding sequence ATGCTGTCCGCGAAGTCCGCCGAGACCGTCCGCGCCACCCTGCCCGCCGTGGGAGGGGCGATCGGTGAGATCACCGAGCGCTTCTACGGGAAGCTGTTCGCCGCCCACCCGGAGCTGCTGCGCGACCTGTTCAACCGCGGCAACCAGGCCTCCGGCGCCCAGCAGCAGGCCCTGGCCGGCTCCATCGCGGCCTTCGCCGGCGCCCTGCTCGCCCGGCCCGACGACCGGCCGGACGCGATGCTCGCCCGGATCGCCCACAAGCACGCCTCGCTCGGCGTCACCGCGGACCAGTACGCGATCGTCCACCGCCACCTGTTCGCCGCCATCGCCGAGGTCCTCGGCGAGGCCGTCACCCCCGAGGTCGCCGCCGCCTGGGACGAGGTCTACTGGCTGATGGCCAACGCGCTGATCGCCATCGAGCGCCGGCTCTACCAGGAGGCCGGTCTCGCCGAGGGCCCGAGCCTGCGCGAGTACCGGATCGCCGGCCGGGTGCGGGAGACCGCCGACGTCGCCGTCTTCCAGGTCCGCCCGGTCGACGACGGCCCGCTGCCCGCCTTCCGGCCCGGCCAGTACGTCTCCGTCCAGGTCGAACTGCCGGACGGCGCCCGGCAGATCCGCCAGTACAGCCTCACCGGGCAGGGCGACGGCATGCTCCGCTTCGCCGTCAAGCGGCTGGCCGGCGACCCGGCCGGCGAGGTCTCCAACCACCTGCACGACAGGCTCGACGCCGGGGACCTGCTGCGGATCAGCGCCCCCTTCGGCGACGTCTGCCTGGACGGCGGCGACGGCCCGCTGCTGCTCGCCTCGGCCGGCATCGGCTGCACCCCGATGGTCTCGATGCTGGACCACCTCGCCGCCGCCGGCTCCACCCGCCGGGTGATCAGCCTCCACGGCGACCGCGACCAGGCCTCCCACGCCTTCCGCGCCGACCTGGAGCAGCTCACCGCCAAGCTCCCCGGCGGCAGCGCCCACGTCTGGTACGAGCGGCCGGAGGGCGAGTGGCCCGCCGACCGCACCGGGCTGGTCGACCTGAGCGGGCTGGAGGTGCCGGCCGGCACCACCGCGTACCTCTGCGGCCCGCTGCCCTTCATGCGGACCGTCCGCGCCCAGCTGCTGGACGCCGGCCTCCGTCCGGCCGACATCCACTACGAGGTGTTCGGCCCGGACCTCTGGCTCGGCCGGGAGGCCTGA
- a CDS encoding VOC family protein: MITTDYVPGSPCWIDLGAPDTRAAAAFYGAVLNWELESMGPEAEEYGLFKANGKTVAGLGPLTEEGARSAWMIYHLTTDADAATETVKRLGGTVRVEPMDAEGAGRLAQFTDPQGAQFAVWQPGNMTGMEETDRPGTLCWTELYTTDGPAAREFYSTLFGWQYEDMELPGGGGNYTLITPAGLPKERMHGGLMQLPAEHLTLTGGKPYWHPVFAVADCDATAVRVTSHGGTLQMGPEDAPGVGRLAVCVDPAGADFVLLTPEAPAG; the protein is encoded by the coding sequence ATGATCACTACCGACTACGTTCCCGGTTCGCCCTGCTGGATCGACCTCGGCGCGCCCGATACCAGGGCCGCCGCCGCCTTCTACGGTGCGGTGCTCAACTGGGAGCTGGAGTCGATGGGGCCCGAGGCCGAGGAGTACGGGCTCTTCAAAGCCAACGGCAAGACCGTGGCCGGGCTCGGGCCGCTCACCGAGGAGGGCGCCCGCTCGGCCTGGATGATCTACCACCTCACCACCGACGCCGACGCCGCCACCGAGACCGTCAAGCGGCTCGGCGGCACCGTCCGGGTCGAGCCGATGGACGCCGAGGGCGCCGGCCGCCTCGCTCAGTTCACCGACCCCCAGGGCGCCCAGTTCGCCGTCTGGCAGCCCGGCAACATGACCGGCATGGAGGAGACCGACCGGCCCGGCACCCTCTGCTGGACCGAGCTCTACACCACCGACGGCCCCGCGGCCCGGGAGTTCTACAGCACCCTCTTCGGCTGGCAGTACGAGGACATGGAGCTCCCCGGCGGCGGCGGGAACTACACCCTCATCACCCCGGCCGGCCTGCCCAAGGAGCGGATGCACGGCGGCCTGATGCAGCTGCCCGCCGAGCACCTCACCCTGACCGGCGGCAAGCCGTACTGGCACCCGGTCTTCGCGGTCGCCGACTGCGACGCCACCGCGGTCCGGGTCACCTCCCACGGCGGCACCCTCCAGATGGGCCCCGAGGACGCCCCCGGCGTCGGCCGCCTCGCGGTCTGCGTCGACCCGGCCGGCGCCGACTTCGTCCTGCTCACCCCGGAGGCCCCGGCCGGCTGA